DNA from Desmodus rotundus isolate HL8 chromosome X, HLdesRot8A.1, whole genome shotgun sequence:
TACACACgtaaacacaaaatatatttttacaattttaattatacACTGAATTTCCAGGAATGCAACCATTGTGTAAATTGAGGgcagatggtactttattttgttcagaaCTTTACCAAGAGTTGTGACTTTTGAATATCATGTCACCAATAGCAATGCCATTCATGAGTTTTTAAGTTGCCAATACAACATAATACCTGTATTAATCTTCCTTTGTAGCAGTTGAATTCACAGTGAATCTACATATATAAGTGGAAACATCTGACTGCTTTCTTCTATCTTTAAGTATAGTCTTGCTCAAGCATTTACATAttgaaatacatattattttattataaaccactttccatttatttctcttttatattatCATTAGTGTATTATATTGTTTTCTGGAAATTAAATGTGTATGCAGGTTACATTAACTATGAATTTCCTTTTAGGGTGGCAAAGCGTGCATTACAAAATATTGCATATACCCAGGAAGTGTTGGGGCTGATAGAGTTGAGAACCATTGGACTAGATTATGTCAAATATTCTTTTGTACttctaaatatttggaaaacttataaaataaacaaacctcTTCCTCTATTCACAcctttaatgtgtttttaaaaagtaacacacTCCTATTATTgaaaattgggaaaataataagatctttaaaaatcacCCATAAACTCATTACTAAGGTATAATCACTGTTAATGTTTTGGTATatttctttcctgtcttttttggtgcatgtatatttttaaacatgcatattttataactggaatttAACTATGGATATAGTTTTATAATCTGGCTTCTTTACTTAGCATTTTTCATATCattagaaattatttgaaaatatttcttaatgatTCCATAATATGTGTGTAACCCTTCCCCTATTGTAAGACATTTagaagtttccaatttcttattatatttttactgaaaactggttttattttaaaattaagtgcatAGCATTCATCTAATTGCATTGGTGTAGGCTTCTTACCATTTGCAATTAATGTCATAACAGATACAGTTTGGTTTGCAGTCTGTATTTGAGTAGTGTTTAGTTAGTGGACTTTGGTAAAGCCCTTTATACATATCATTAATCTCTTTACAGTACACATTTAATGATGGTCCCATAATCTCAGGGGGAAAAGAAACACCTGCTTTAAAGACTActcaataaatgaaacaaaatgaaatccaCATTAACTCCCCCACTTGCATCCCCCAAAGCTAGCAGTTGTGAATTGTATTTATACAAAGACCTGGTGATTAAAAAATAGTTCTGCTTCTCCAAacacctcaccccaccctgggTATGCAGCAATGCAGGATTAGtaaccaattattttattttacccccctccaaaattatttcagcattctttagcttttaaaaatataaactgggAAAGTATTATTATAAACTTTTTGAAAAGGCATATTCTGTAACAAGAATGACATTGAAAGCAATCAATAAAAGCATTTGACAACACATTAAATTACCATAGGCGCAAGTTGTTGTTTCAAGTCGGGATCTCCATCCCAATATCTTACATTCACAGTATTATTGAGCTagttaaaatactgaaaattggACTCCAGGTTTCTGGGTTCTGAACGTGAATATGAaagatatattcttttgaatgcaCTTTCCCCCAAATAATTCAAGTTCTCTTGAGGTAAGAACTGCCAAAATCCACTTAGCAGCCTTCTATAAAGAGGGAAAATGATGATAGTTTCAGAGAACAATTTTCATGCTTGAAAACTGCCATGTGAGTGTTCTTACCTGAgtgggttttaaatttttatctaccagACTAATAAATCGACATCATGCCCTGTGTACTTAATTtcttattattgtaaataatgttgtgaTGAACTTTTCTATCTATGGGCATATCtgtgattatttccttaggatagaTTCCTTAAAGTGGAATTACTGAATCAAAGGGGGTGTTCTTTGGAAGGCTTTTGACAAATATGGCCAAATTCCTTCACAGAAAGGCTGTCCCAGTTTGTACTACCAAGTAGTGTCTCATAGAGCTTGCTTCATGTCTCATTGaaacattgaaacatttaaaCACACCTCATTTAAACATTCTGTAATTTGATCATTGTAAACTGGTATCTCGGTGTCACTTAATTTCTATTCCTTCTGTTTTTAATGAGTTTAAATGTTTTCTGCACCCCCCCGCCCGCCGCCTTAGGTTTCTTGACATTTGTATTCTGTTACCAGGCTGTCCAAatcctgtgtttatttttcttctggtatTAAAGGGTTTTCTACTTTGTTAATAAATGAGAGCTTAATAGCTCATGCTCCACCACGTGCCAGGCAGGAAATGAGGGGGCCATGATTTAGAAGTGATTTTACAACTCTGGAACCTAGAGTAGAATTACCTCCCTAACATTCCATTCCCCTTCATTTTCTTCAAGCCTGCTGCCCCTGTCCATTTTCAGCTACCTGGCTGTTCTAACATGGTTAAAAGCATTGTAGGTTTTTGTTCAAATTAGAGACATGATGATTATTTGTCATAAAACCTGGGCTCTGTTGGATATCACTGAAAGAAGCATACTGACCATCTAGTGCATGCCACATGCATTCACTCTTGGTCTCTCATCGAATTAAGTATTGTGACTTACCATAGGTCACATAGACAATTACTGGTAGAACCAAGACCAGAGTCCAGATGACTTGACTCCCTGTCCAGAGAGCTTTCCAGCATAACCCAGGTATAGACAGATAAAAGGGTTTGAATAACTCTTAATGTCGCTTGAATGAAATCAGCCATTCTCTTCTAAGTGAGTTGAGAACCagaatgattttatatatatatttttttttttttgccattttggaataatttgaccAATGATCTCTTCATTTTCGGCATACGGAGGGCTTACTATAAATAGTCAAGCTAATATGGGAGTGGATTTGGGGTTTTGGTTAAAACTTAAATCTCTTAACTCTCTTTCCAGACTCCTGCACTTAAGTTGAACTGATGGTGGGGTTTCTTTAGCACAGGAAGTCAGGAAGTTGCCTTGTCGGGTTCCCACAGTCAAGTTGGCTGTCCCTTTGTGAGGGCCACTGCCCCGGGCTCGTTCTGACGCTATCCTTGGCAGGTCCCAGAGGCAATGGTATACAAATGCTATATTGGTAACTGTGAAGTTATAGGAAAAGGTGAAGCCTACATATCAAGTACTATAGAATTCTGTTTATTTAAGGCCTTCCTAGAGGGGGAGTCTTGGCTGGGTCTAGAGGGGAGGCAGTTCCTTCCCACTTGATTGTGTTGTTGGCTGAATAATATAGAATGAGGCTGAAGTTGTGTGAGAAGCTAAGGTGGCCTCTATTGTGAAGGAGGCGGGATAGCCACTTCTTTCCCCCATCTGGGAAACCTTATACCTCATCTTGAATTTCCTGACTTGGTAGGGGGGAAGGTGTTGAATGTCACTGAAACTATAGTGATCAGTgcccatttttccctttaaaaacccTTTAACTTTGGTTTTAATGCCCTTGGTCTTTAATGGCCCCACTGCAGCCTATCACTTATGTGGAAAACCTGGGCACTGATCTCTATGACTGAGAAATGGAAGCAGTGGCTGGGGCCTGTATTAGACCATGCTGTTATAGGATTTGGGAGAATTTGTGGAGGTGAGAGCCTTCGTTGTGGGATTTTGGGGGAGCTGATCAGAAACTATCTGAAGAAGTCTAAGGCAAGATCGTGACAAATAGAGGCAGCAAGTGAGAGGGGTGCTCATGCCCCCAGCTATTTCTCCTttttgcccaggaggaagaaGGCACATCTAACCTTGAATTGGGAAGGAGCTGGCTAGGCTctaaatcttttttcttaaatcaggCCTTTATCTTCTTCCTTCTAGCAACCCATGGCTGTCCAAGGGAGTTGCCTAGAACAAGTCTAATGTCCAGGGTTGATCATCATGCTCTGAACTAGGGAGAGCCAGGCCACCCTAGGCTCCTGAGGTGGGCTTTCTCTCCATCACCAGCCTCCCTGAGTACCAGTGCTCAATGCTGTCTGAATCCCAGTGCTTTTTGGGACCTTGGATATCAATTTGTCTCTAGGCTATAGAAGTTAGTGTGTAGGCAAGTACATATCAACAGGGCCTTTATGCCCAGTCTTGAGCTCAATACTATGGAAGTTACAAAAGGTCAAAAGCCACCCTTTATTGTCACTATGTATGAGGAACTTTATAAACactatctcatttatttctctaaCAACCTGAAGAGgatcattattgttttttaaattaaattgatattttaaaaattattttaattgaaatataattaaaatataacatggtgtaagtttaaggtgtgcaATGTGTTGacttaatatatttatacattgcaATATAcatcattattcttattttacagaaaagaaatgtgtgtgtatgtaattaCCTGAAGTCAGGtaactagtaagtggtggagccaggatttgaatacAGTTTAACTTCAAAGCCTTTACTCTTGATCACTACACTAACCTGGGGTCCAAAGTGAAACTGGCCTTGAAGGGAGTGAAATGCAGGTAGCAGGGTATTGAGGATTTAGGGGATCTAACATGTTATCATTCACTGAGCATTGATTTTCTGGGTATTTTACATACTCTAGTTCATTCAGTCTTTGTAACAACCTCTTGAGGCTAATTATGTTATCCCCACTTTATTGATGTGAAAAATGAGGCTCAAGGagtttaagtgacttgtccaCAATGACCCAGCTAAGTGAGTGACAAAGCCAAGACTTGAACTCAGGTGGGTCCTAACTCCTAACTGCTAGGACTCAGCTGCCCTAGAGGagctccacttgtccccaggccaTGGAGGAGTCAACGGCAGAAGAAGAGTCCCATCATCCTCTTGAACCAGTCTACCCCCATTATTCCAAGGGAAGGTAGAGAGGCTAGAGCTGCCTGGGCCTCTGACATccctggctggggttggggatgTACGGTCTGCATGTGGGAAGACTTAGCATCTTGGACATCAGACCTTGGTTTACTAAGCTCAGGGAGTCACTTGGCGGCTTCTAGATGTCCTGGGGCTGGTGAGGAGGTTCTGTCAGCCCTGCCTAGAGGAAAAGCAGTGAGCCCTGAGCTATAGCCCCATCTGGCACTGCCTTTTTGACCCTTCAGGCCCAGGCCTGCAGTTGATGCCCCTCTTCACCTGCCCCTCCCAGAGTCCTGCAATCATTACAGTCTTAGCAGAACTACCTACTTTGAGCCTGTATTCAGCCTACAGACCAAAATGGGGCCTGATAGCTCTGAAATTGCCATCCCAAACCCCTCCCCAGGCCAGGGGAGGGGTTCAAAACACTCTTCTCAGTCTgactttttctgatgtttttgtttccccaattTAGACCTAATAGATAGGTGCTACTCAGGGTTTTGAAAAGCTTGGGGATCTCCTCTGATGTAGTCCCCTTggtgtgtatgtgggggagatTTAAAGCACTTTGGGCATTATTCACTCCCTACTTGCCATCTTTCCAGAAGCTTGTGCCAAAAGGCAGCAGGATAATGACTTGGCTACTACCCCAAACTGCAGGCCAGAGGCTTGGGCATACtcatttaaggtttttttttttttttccaaaattaaaatatttttctctttaaaatagatACTAAAATAATAGATTCTTTTGAAATTGAAGTAAAACAAGAATGTAGGAAGTGAACACTTCTCTCCATCACTCCTTCAATCCCACCCCACTCTCCTCACAAGATCATCACTGGTTACCATTTGGTGCAGATCTTTTTGgtctttattcttttgtatgttttccttttcttaaataaaaatggaatcactataaataatatttcagcACTTGCTTCTTCCCCATGATATAGCATGGACTTCTTTTACAATAAGAATCTTTGTATAttatgtgtataatttttaatttaaaattaaacaataaaaatgatggagattttttggtgtgtcattaaatatttttctgcaacATCATGTTTAATGACTCTATGGCATTGTGTGAATAGACCATAATGCATCTAACTAATTCCCCATCCATGTTGTTTTCAGTGTCTCATAGACAAAGCTGTCACAAATGTCTTTGTCCATATATCTTTGTGTACTTGTGTGGCTCTTTCTGTGGATCGAATCCTTGGAggggaatggctgggtcaaagggtatcAAAGGTACCTTATAGAGGGCCAGATTGCCCTCCAGAGGGCTAAGGGGACTCCTACTCAACTTTCTAGTCAACTTCTTCATCCTTCCTCATGCTCAGTTTTCTCCTGTGTAAAACTGAGGTGAAGGTATTGTACCTACCTTGGGGATAGCATGATGATTATATGAGAGAAGAAATGCAAAGTGATTGGTGCCCGACAAATGTGTCAGTACTCAATCAATCACAGCCATTATTCAGTACTATTGGGGCTTTGAGTTCTTTTGGGTCCCTCCTAGTTTTTTTGGTGAGGATAATGCTTACAGTTTCCTAAGGTTCACAGCCACTAATAGCATTGGAACGagtataacagagaacaaagccTGGAAGCAGAGTGGCCTTGTCTTCACCCTGATGGAAGCTCTCACTCCAGTCTGCCTTCCATCATGCAGTTAATGCTGGCAGAAACAAAGGAAGCCAGGGGTTCTAGTCTCTATCCTAAATTCTAGGAGATGGCGTAGCGTCAAGTGAGCACGGAGTAGGGCCTAAGAAGAGGTAGCCTCAGAGGAAAGGTCCAGCTAAATGTGAAGTTCCCCTTCTTGGACACAGGACAACCCCCAGTTCAGGCCCTTCCTCAGTGGGATAGAGGTCTTCATGGTTCTTGGAAGAGAGAGTTAGCTACTCCCAACTCTTAGACTCCAGCAAGGCCTGTGGACCCAAGAGCCTGAGCTCTGATGGTGGCTGGTTAGTGGGAAAGGCAGAGCTAGTGAGGGCTTCAAACTGAAGCTTTAGGTCACCAGGGTCAAAGGCACTGAGCATCTTTACGGAAGGGACAGACGGTCCTGAAAGGACAACGGAGAACATTTTGCTGAGTCCAGCTTTGAAGGAGACTAGTCTGTCCCCCAACCGTCTTTCCATAAGAAAGATAATTGGAGACAGTAATTTCATCTTACTTACGTTTATTGCTGCCAAtctgtctccctccacccccatcatATTTACACTAAACCCTTCCCCCGAAGCTAGCTTTACCAAAGTTCCTGGTAATAGGTCCAGAAGCGTGTCCATTAAGTCGATAATCCCAGATGTAGTAGGTACTGTTTGTCCCTGAGCCAGTTGGGCCCTGGGGAAGTGTTACTCTGGAATTGAGGGCACAGATTTGGTGCTTGCATCAAGGGAGGCCCCCATCAATAGATGCTATCCCTCCCCTTCTGTAGCTCAGAGTACAGCAAAACCTTTAACAAAGCAGAGTTCAGGTAATGGGTTCCCTAATGTCTAGTTTGAACTTTCCTTGTTTGTAAGGACCCAAACAACAGGCCAAGTCTGAGCCCAAATCTGCATCTGGCTTCTGAGGAATAATTCTATTCTTGGAAGCCAGGTCTGGCCATCTGCCATCAGCCTTGAGGGAAGTGTCATTTGAGGGGGCCAAGAGTAGAAAGAGAGGGTGCACATTATATGAGGTATGGGCATTGTCTTAAGCTGGAGGAAGTTGCAGCTTGGCCTGAGTTATGTACAGAGGTATAGAACTGATGAGCGGGTGGAAGCATTTCATTTGGGAGCCCAAggcccctccagcctcctcagTAAACCCCACTGGTATCCTGGGCCACAGGTAACAGGAGAGCAGACATTTAATGTCACAGAATGTCAGAGTTGGCAAGCCCCTCAGTGTCTATCCATTCTAATCTCGGCCAGGTCTAGACCCAAATTGGTGAGGGTACTTGATTCACGTCACCTAGTGATTTAGTGGCCAAATCTCTCAGAAAGTTAAGGAGAAGGAAAGTAAGAAAGGTACATGTGGCTTTCTTCAAAGCTTATTGAGGACAATCTGGATTTACCCGTGAtcaattagaatttttttaaatggccagCTTCCTTGGGATTCTGAGAGTGACCTGAAACAGTTCGCCTCCTTTTCAGGAGCAGTGCTACAGGGGAAGTTGCGGTGGGGATGAGGAGGATTTGGAAGCCTTGGTGGTGAGGGAAATGAGTGAGGTGACCTCTCAGTGCCCCACTTGCTGTGTGGCTATGGCCAGAGCAGGCTCTACTGTCAGTAGCTGGTGGAGATAGGGTGCCGGGCAGGTGTGATGTGCCTTCAGTGGTTCCTTATCCACTTCAGCCAAGCCTGCAGGGCTCTGGCCAGCTGCTGTGTCCGTATGCGCCATGGGGGGAGCGGAGGGGAGCAGAGCCAGGCTAGGCACCAGTTCTCTGCCAGTCCTCCAGCCCAGGCCACCTCAGGAAGCCGgggcccctccccactgcctgtgCTGCTTGGGCCCAGCCTTGGCCCACCACTACCTCCGCTCAAGGCGCCCCGGCCAGGGAGAGGCTCTGAAGCTGCTCCTCAGCACCCGCCAGCTCCGCCTCATCACGCCCACTCTCTGAGCCCTCGAAGCAGCCTGAGTCGCGTGGGATGTCCCACTTGGGGTCTGACACGGTGTGCACCACTGGTTCCTGGCTGCTATCGGCGCCTTCTTCTGCCTCCTCGCTGCCAGCTGCCAGGGGCAAGAGTGGGAGATGGAATATGGGGTTTTGGGCCTTAGAATGAAGGGTTTCAGAAGCCCCAGGGAGCTCTGTGTGGGAATAGGGACCCTGGGGGTAGGGACACTATAAGCAGTCTCTACCTCAGGGTACCCACTACCACCTCTGCCCTTCTCATGGTTTTTCCAGATCCAGGATCTCAAACTCCTTCAACACTAAGTCAGGAGCCAGGAAATCTACAcctgaatcctggctctgtcattgCCTAGCTTTTAGGCCTCAAGGAATTGCTTTACTTTCTCTGGCCTTAAATCTACCCTTGGATCCCAAAGGGAGTGGGGCCTGATCATCCTTAAAACCCCTTCTCCCCACAAACTTTGCCTGAGACTGGAATTAAGGTGTGGAAAGTGCCTTCTCACTGCACAGGACCCTAGGGCGGAAGCGTCCTCTCTGGACCACCAGTGGgcacccccacccagctcctAAACCCACTCACTGTCATAATCCAGCAGCAGCTCCGCAGCAGTGAGCAGCTTGGCCCGGTGCTGTGGGTCTGTGATGTTCAGCTCATTGAGGTGTGTTTCCCGCAGCTCCTTGAAGTCTTCCAGTGTCTGGTAGCCATTGAGCAATAGGGTGGACGTGTGCTCCTGTGGGCAGAAGCAGGCCACCAGTTAGGCTGTTTACAAGCCACACCCCCCTACCCAATCTTGGCCTCCCAACATAGCTGGCAAACCATGGACACAATCCTTGGGGCAAGGGTGCCTCCCTTGATCCTAGATGCTAATGCAGGCCTAAGATCAAACCTCCAGGCCAATGCGCTCCAGCAGCTCATGCAGAGTCTTGGGCTTGGGCCTCTTGCCCTTGCTTTGTCTGCGGCTGGGGCGAGCAGGCCCCACAGACTCCTCAGGCAGCACATCCACGTAGATGAACTTGAAAGAGCCCAGTCTGCCATTGAGTAGGCCCAACCATGTGCCCACAGGTGGCTTTTCAATGATCTGGATCACATCACCTTTctgtgggaagaaaggagagcAGATTGGATTAGGAGATGAAGGGCAGTCCCTTGTCCTCTGCTGACACTGTCCTACCATGGCTTAGTCCAGCCCCCTTTATGTGTGCAGCCCACTAGTCTCAAGTGGGGCCTGGATGCCAATCTTACCTGTAGTTTCAGTGAGTCGTGGTCATAAGGGCTGGGAGTAAAGTCGGTGTGGACTCGGGCTCTGCCACAGAAGGGTCCTGTGTACTGGGGGGCAGGTGGTTCCTCCCCAAAGCTGCCAGAgactgggctggggctgcagagctCACTGCCTGGAGGATATGGGGCAAGGAGCAGAGTCACCTTTGTCCCAGGACAACCGGGGCTGTGCCCACCCAGCAGGTGTTTCGCAGGGGATCTGTGTAGACGTCCCAGGGCTACATGCTAGGGAAGAAAGCTGGGTACTGGTCAGTCTGACAGAACAGGCAAATTGGAAGGGCCTCTAGAGACCAATTGGGCCAACACCCCAATGAGCAGACGAGAAATACTGAGGCCAGACAGGccaagtgacctgcccaaggcctCTCATTTTATAATTGGCAGCACTGGGTCTGTTATACTCCGAGTCTCATGATTCCAACTCTAGTGCTCCTTCCACCCAGGAAGCCACACCCtgcattaatattttacttttttcttttttatttaataagactCAGTGCCTAGTTACCTGGAAATTCAGATGGGCTCTTTTTCTCAGGAGAAGGTAAgatgaagtttattttaaatggttttcagtgggggtagggagggggcATCAGGGAGTTCTGGGGTACCAGAGAAAGATCAGGGAACTTGTAACTATCCTGAGGGGTGGGAAAGGCAGTGTCTCTGAAGGTTTGCAGCACCTCATTTAGGCAGGGCTTCCAGGACCTCCTGCCTAACCCCATGGATGTCCAAAAGATGTCAAGAGGTGACCTAAGACCAGCAGTCTAAAGTCTGGGGTCCAAGAGGCTGAGTCTTCATGGCTGGAGACTCTATACCCTCACCCTAGCCCAGATGTGAGAGGTCTAGACAGCTGTAGCCTCTAGCTGTCCTTGGAAGGCTGGGACTGGGCTGGTCCAAGAGGGCAAGGGGGCCCTTCCTCTGCCCTTGAgccctccagggcctggggacagCTAGTTGGAGCTCCTTTATGGCATAACTGAGTTCAAGATTGGGTCACATTGgccaagtcatttaacctccctgagcctcagttttcacatcaataaggtggggataataatagtaccagcCCCATGAAGTTGTTGTGAAGATTTAACATGAAGAGGGTTGGGAAAGTTTCCAGCAGCAAATcataaacattcatttttcttaGCCACTCCCAGACAATCACCTTCATGGCCCTAACCCAGTCCTTTTCTCCAGACTCAGTAGGTATCCCCCTATCTACCCTACTCACCTGTGGATGCTTGGCGGCTGAGTGCTGGGAGCTCACGCTCCTCTTGCTCAGAAAAGAGCATCTTTTCAGGGCCAGGGCTGTCCAGGCTGCAGTCTGGAGATGTCGGGGAGGCTGAGCCCTCCTCCAGAGTGTCTCCctgaaggggaggggagacagggagactGGAATCCCAGAGCAGCCTCAGTTGGGGTACACATGGGGCAGCCCAGGTGCACAGGAAATAGGCCTTGGCTTGACAGAGAACTAGCCCTTGGCTGGAACCCCAGCTTTGCTGCTTATAGACAGCAT
Protein-coding regions in this window:
- the SASH3 gene encoding SAM and SH3 domain-containing protein 3 → MLRRKPSNASEKEPTQKKKLSLQRSSSFKDFAKSKPSSPVVSEKEFNLDDNIPEDDSSVPTQEDAGKSSKKLGKKWKAVISRTMNRKMGKMMVKALSEEMGDTLEEGSASPTSPDCSLDSPGPEKMLFSEQEERELPALSRQASTGSELCSPSPVSGSFGEEPPAPQYTGPFCGRARVHTDFTPSPYDHDSLKLQKGDVIQIIEKPPVGTWLGLLNGRLGSFKFIYVDVLPEESVGPARPSRRQSKGKRPKPKTLHELLERIGLEEHTSTLLLNGYQTLEDFKELRETHLNELNITDPQHRAKLLTAAELLLDYDTGSEEAEEGADSSQEPVVHTVSDPKWDIPRDSGCFEGSESGRDEAELAGAEEQLQSLSLAGAP